From a single Cyclobacterium marinum DSM 745 genomic region:
- a CDS encoding CusA/CzcA family heavy metal efflux RND transporter yields the protein MINQIISFSIKNKLIIGLLTLALIGVGIYSMSTVNLGSVPDITNNQVQVITVSENLATEDIEQFVTYPVELAMGNLPGVDETRSVSRFGLSVVTIVFEDDMGTYLPRQLVQEKLIELKETIPEKFGSPSMGPISTGLGQIYEYTIEPQEGYDSMYSPMELRTIQEWIVKRQLTLLEGVVEVNSFGGYIKQYEVAINPDKLNAQNVSISQVYEALARNNVNTGGAYIEKNRMSNFIRGEGLVRSLDDIRKIVIKTENGIPVTVGDVASKVHFGSQVRYGAFTQDGKEAVGGIIMMLKGSNPNAVIQNVIERMEEIEKSLPEGLAINTIIDRSDLISRTTDTVKTNLIEGALIVIFALVILLGSLRGGIITATTIPLSLLFAFILMKQFNVWANLMSLGAIDFGIIIDGAVIIIEGTVYEIQKRIRSGKIKFNQGVMDEVAYDAGSTMMSSAFFGQIIILIVFTPILFLTGVEGKMFQPMAYTFGFAMIGAIFLCLTYVPMMSALFMKPVQNKKNWFGRFERWLEKVSDKIIDGIQWVYLPLLKGALRFKAIVIIVAIVLLGVAGFIFSRMGGEFVPQLDEGDIAMQALIRPGSSLSESKEVSIKIENLLLESFPEIKTVTARIGVADIPTDPMPMDIADMYLILEKDKDKWVSAETKDELIEQIKEKLETNLTGVNLVFTQPVELRFNELLEGVREDIAVKLYGEDLEVLSAKVQEMADIISTVPGAGDVNPERTSGLPQMTVRYNRDKIAQYGLDIQKINEYVSSAFAGGVAGVIFEGEKRFDLVIRFDEAHRKSIDDLRTLYIDLPDGTQVPIKEVADISYVPGPMQISRDNTYRRTYVGVNTRGRDVESVVNDIQKKLDAQLDLPPGYYISYGGEFENLERAKSRLAIVVPIALFLIFVLLYFALQSFSQSIMIYIAIPLAAIGGIFALWIRDMPFSISAGVGFIVLFGVAVLNGLVLINRFNSLKEEGVTSIRERILTGTKERIRPIMLTATTDIFGFLPMAFSGSAGAEVQRPLATVVIGGMLTATLLTLVVLPVLYTFVEGRSDKRKNLKAPNANVIIVLIVCGGLFGLPAMANAQQQEQKNDSLPTITLEQARKRALESYPKIQSARLEIESQEALKKTAWDLGNTQIFTGKEEVSNGSDGVYTQFGIQQQQIDVFGIAPRLKLQKERVALAEKALDLSVIELEREVSQAWAQVYASKNNYQVYEQLDSVFTDIERAARIRLETEATSKLEYLATSNQANQVQIQKEQAYRDYLSALQRLNLWFANDTLFTVPDIPATHLDEPLNYVADSLMNHPILNVSKQQVDVADATIKERRSQFFPQLQGQYGRQQVDGQSGFYRYQIGIRIPLFFGPELGRTQSAKIQRDIAGQNLRQNQLELNAAYQEMKEQYLKWLYSWNYYRDEALPLAQEQRAGAILAYREGAIDYVTFLQNIRDAIRIEVDSWNAFGNYLNSRYQLEYYLKTSN from the coding sequence ATGATTAATCAAATAATTTCGTTTTCAATAAAAAACAAGCTTATTATTGGCCTGCTCACGCTGGCGCTCATTGGAGTGGGTATATACTCCATGTCCACCGTCAATCTGGGCTCTGTACCCGACATTACCAATAATCAGGTGCAGGTAATTACTGTATCAGAAAACCTGGCCACTGAGGATATCGAACAGTTCGTTACTTACCCTGTGGAGCTGGCCATGGGCAACCTGCCGGGAGTAGATGAAACCCGTTCTGTTTCGAGGTTCGGCCTCTCTGTCGTTACCATTGTTTTTGAAGACGATATGGGTACCTATCTGCCCCGCCAACTGGTACAGGAAAAACTGATCGAATTAAAAGAGACCATACCTGAGAAATTTGGAAGCCCATCAATGGGTCCCATTTCTACCGGTTTAGGCCAAATTTATGAATACACCATTGAACCACAAGAGGGTTATGACTCGATGTATTCACCTATGGAGTTGCGCACGATTCAAGAATGGATTGTAAAACGGCAATTAACTTTGCTTGAAGGTGTGGTTGAGGTGAATTCTTTCGGTGGCTATATTAAGCAATATGAAGTGGCCATTAACCCGGATAAACTCAATGCACAGAATGTGAGCATCTCTCAAGTATATGAGGCTCTGGCCAGAAACAATGTTAATACCGGTGGGGCTTACATTGAGAAGAACAGGATGTCTAATTTCATCCGTGGAGAAGGCTTGGTGCGCTCTCTGGATGATATCCGAAAAATCGTCATAAAAACAGAAAATGGGATCCCGGTTACGGTAGGTGATGTAGCCTCTAAAGTACACTTCGGCAGCCAGGTGCGATATGGGGCTTTCACACAGGATGGAAAAGAAGCTGTTGGCGGCATTATTATGATGCTAAAAGGCTCCAATCCCAATGCAGTCATTCAGAATGTGATAGAGCGTATGGAAGAGATAGAAAAATCTCTTCCGGAGGGATTAGCGATCAATACGATAATTGATCGTAGTGATTTAATTTCCAGGACTACCGATACTGTAAAAACCAATCTTATAGAAGGGGCGCTGATTGTCATTTTCGCCCTGGTGATTCTGTTGGGTAGCCTTCGTGGCGGTATTATCACTGCGACTACCATTCCGCTTTCCCTACTGTTTGCCTTCATTTTAATGAAGCAGTTCAATGTGTGGGCCAACCTGATGAGCCTTGGGGCCATTGATTTTGGGATCATCATTGACGGGGCGGTGATCATTATAGAGGGCACAGTGTATGAAATCCAAAAGCGCATCCGGTCAGGGAAAATCAAATTCAACCAGGGCGTAATGGATGAGGTTGCTTATGATGCGGGCAGTACAATGATGAGTTCGGCCTTTTTCGGACAGATTATCATCCTCATTGTATTTACCCCCATCTTATTCCTTACCGGGGTGGAAGGTAAGATGTTTCAGCCGATGGCCTATACATTTGGCTTTGCCATGATTGGTGCCATTTTCCTTTGTCTGACGTATGTACCGATGATGTCGGCCTTGTTTATGAAACCTGTTCAAAACAAAAAGAACTGGTTTGGACGATTTGAACGCTGGCTGGAAAAGGTTAGTGATAAAATAATAGATGGCATTCAATGGGTTTATTTGCCTTTGCTAAAAGGTGCGCTGCGTTTTAAAGCAATTGTGATCATCGTAGCTATTGTGCTGCTGGGAGTAGCCGGGTTTATTTTTTCCCGTATGGGAGGGGAGTTTGTGCCACAGCTTGATGAAGGAGATATCGCGATGCAGGCACTCATCAGGCCCGGAAGTTCCCTAAGTGAGTCTAAAGAGGTATCAATCAAGATTGAGAACCTGTTGCTGGAAAGTTTTCCCGAAATAAAAACGGTAACTGCCCGGATTGGGGTGGCCGATATCCCTACGGACCCCATGCCGATGGATATAGCCGATATGTACCTCATATTGGAAAAAGATAAAGATAAATGGGTTTCAGCTGAAACCAAGGACGAGCTAATTGAGCAAATCAAGGAAAAGCTGGAAACCAATCTGACCGGGGTTAACCTGGTATTTACCCAGCCGGTAGAGCTGCGTTTTAATGAGTTGCTGGAAGGGGTACGGGAGGACATTGCCGTAAAACTCTATGGCGAAGACCTGGAAGTGCTTTCCGCAAAAGTGCAGGAAATGGCGGATATAATTTCTACCGTGCCAGGAGCCGGTGATGTAAACCCAGAACGTACATCAGGACTTCCCCAAATGACCGTTCGTTACAATCGGGATAAAATTGCCCAATATGGATTGGACATTCAAAAGATCAATGAGTATGTGAGTTCAGCCTTTGCAGGTGGTGTGGCCGGGGTGATTTTTGAAGGTGAAAAAAGATTTGATCTGGTCATCCGCTTTGATGAGGCGCACCGGAAAAGTATTGATGACCTGCGCACACTCTACATTGATCTACCCGATGGTACCCAAGTTCCGATAAAAGAAGTGGCCGACATTAGCTATGTGCCTGGCCCCATGCAAATCTCCAGAGACAACACGTATAGACGTACTTATGTGGGAGTCAATACAAGAGGTCGTGATGTGGAATCAGTCGTAAACGACATTCAGAAAAAACTGGATGCACAACTAGACTTGCCTCCGGGTTATTATATTTCCTACGGTGGGGAGTTTGAAAATCTGGAAAGGGCTAAAAGCAGATTAGCAATTGTTGTTCCAATAGCGCTGTTCTTGATTTTCGTTTTACTCTATTTTGCGCTACAGTCATTTTCACAATCCATCATGATTTATATCGCTATACCCCTGGCAGCTATTGGTGGTATATTTGCGCTGTGGATTAGAGATATGCCCTTCAGTATTTCAGCAGGCGTTGGTTTTATCGTGCTTTTTGGAGTAGCCGTGTTAAATGGCTTGGTCTTAATCAACCGCTTTAATTCATTGAAAGAAGAAGGCGTCACCAGCATCAGAGAAAGAATTTTAACAGGAACCAAAGAGCGAATCAGGCCCATTATGCTGACAGCCACAACAGATATATTTGGGTTCTTACCCATGGCTTTCTCTGGGTCTGCCGGAGCGGAAGTGCAGCGTCCTTTAGCAACTGTAGTAATTGGAGGAATGCTTACAGCCACATTGCTTACCCTGGTAGTGCTGCCGGTGCTTTACACTTTTGTAGAAGGAAGGAGCGATAAAAGAAAGAACCTGAAAGCACCGAATGCCAACGTGATCATTGTCCTCATCGTTTGTGGTGGATTATTTGGCTTACCGGCTATGGCTAATGCCCAGCAGCAGGAACAAAAGAATGACAGCCTACCAACGATTACATTAGAGCAAGCCAGGAAGCGGGCTTTAGAAAGTTATCCTAAGATACAATCGGCACGTCTTGAAATAGAAAGCCAAGAGGCTTTGAAGAAAACAGCGTGGGACTTAGGTAATACCCAAATATTTACTGGTAAAGAGGAAGTGAGCAATGGATCGGATGGTGTCTACACACAATTTGGCATCCAGCAGCAGCAGATTGATGTGTTCGGTATAGCACCACGTTTGAAATTGCAAAAAGAACGGGTAGCACTGGCTGAGAAGGCGCTTGACCTGTCCGTGATAGAGCTGGAAAGGGAAGTAAGTCAGGCCTGGGCGCAGGTATATGCTTCAAAGAATAATTACCAGGTGTATGAGCAGTTGGATTCGGTTTTTACCGATATTGAAAGAGCCGCACGAATCCGCTTAGAAACAGAAGCCACTTCCAAGCTGGAATATTTGGCTACTTCCAACCAGGCCAATCAGGTACAGATACAGAAGGAGCAGGCGTACAGAGATTATCTCAGCGCCTTGCAGCGGCTCAACCTTTGGTTTGCCAATGATACCCTCTTTACCGTGCCGGATATCCCGGCCACTCACTTGGATGAACCGCTGAATTATGTAGCCGATTCCCTAATGAACCATCCTATTTTGAATGTTTCAAAACAACAGGTAGATGTAGCGGATGCGACCATAAAAGAAAGGCGTTCGCAGTTTTTTCCACAGTTGCAAGGCCAATATGGACGACAACAAGTTGATGGGCAATCAGGATTTTATCGGTACCAAATTGGTATTCGGATCCCTTTGTTTTTTGGGCCTGAGCTTGGCAGAACACAATCGGCCAAAATACAGCGGGATATTGCAGGACAAAACCTGCGACAAAACCAGTTGGAGTTGAATGCAGCTTATCAGGAAATGAAAGAGCAGTATCTGAAATGGCTTTATTCATGGAACTACTACAGGGATGAAGCACTACCCCTGGCGCAGGAACAACGAGCCGGAGCTATTTTGGCTTATCGGGAAGGGGCCATTGACTATGTGACTTTTCTGCAAAACATCAGGGATGCCATTCGCATAGAGGTGGACTCATGGAATGCCTTCGGCAACTACCTGAATAGCCGCTACCAACTGGAATACTATTTAAAAACATCAAATTAA
- a CDS encoding efflux RND transporter periplasmic adaptor subunit encodes MKKQIIYILALVLMVSVFTGCDNNSADNSGDASHEEHSEGEAGHEGEEGTNEEGMAELHLSDLKFESLGIKIDTLPIRSLSGVVEANGQLEVPPQHEATVTAILGANVTSIKVIEGDQVSRGQVLAYISHPNLTRLQTDYVRAYSQLQFLEKENQRQKRLYEEEVGSGKTYQQIQADYQAMKGEVKGYEAQLKQLSLNVEKIRSGEIYGYIPVVSPIHGFIQKVKVQIGQYVDPQTKMFMIVNTDHIHADLMVFEKDIYKVKVGQKVSFTVESVPGNTLTAKIYSVGKQFEQNPKAVHVHAEIDQKEDFLIPGMYINGKIRTGDNQVKALPESAIIEEEGKPYIFMAEAHEEDGKTEWAFKAIEVRTGITEDGWVEIKLLEPLPEGTKVAWNNAYYLISEMKKGETGDDD; translated from the coding sequence ATGAAAAAGCAAATCATATATATACTGGCATTGGTACTGATGGTATCGGTATTTACGGGCTGCGATAACAACTCGGCTGATAACTCAGGTGATGCCTCTCACGAAGAACACAGTGAGGGCGAGGCTGGGCACGAGGGTGAAGAAGGAACTAATGAAGAAGGGATGGCTGAGCTTCACCTTTCGGATCTCAAGTTTGAAAGCCTGGGCATCAAAATTGACACACTACCCATTCGCTCACTATCGGGCGTGGTAGAAGCAAATGGCCAGTTAGAAGTGCCACCTCAGCATGAAGCAACCGTTACAGCTATTCTGGGAGCCAACGTAACCTCCATCAAAGTGATAGAGGGAGACCAGGTTAGCAGAGGGCAGGTATTGGCCTATATTTCTCATCCCAACCTGACCAGGTTACAGACTGACTATGTAAGGGCTTATAGCCAATTACAGTTTCTGGAAAAAGAAAACCAGCGGCAGAAAAGGCTCTATGAAGAAGAGGTAGGTTCCGGAAAAACTTATCAGCAAATTCAGGCGGACTACCAGGCCATGAAAGGTGAGGTAAAAGGCTATGAAGCCCAATTGAAGCAGCTAAGCCTGAATGTGGAGAAGATACGGAGTGGGGAAATCTATGGGTACATACCTGTAGTCAGTCCCATCCATGGGTTCATACAAAAAGTCAAGGTTCAGATTGGTCAATATGTAGACCCTCAGACCAAGATGTTTATGATTGTCAATACCGACCACATTCATGCCGACCTGATGGTGTTTGAAAAGGATATTTATAAAGTAAAGGTAGGACAAAAAGTGTCCTTTACTGTGGAGTCTGTTCCGGGAAATACGCTGACTGCCAAAATCTATTCGGTAGGCAAACAATTTGAACAAAACCCGAAAGCGGTGCATGTACACGCAGAGATAGATCAAAAAGAAGATTTTTTGATCCCGGGGATGTATATCAATGGTAAAATAAGAACGGGTGATAATCAGGTAAAAGCCTTGCCGGAAAGTGCCATCATAGAAGAAGAAGGCAAGCCTTATATTTTTATGGCGGAAGCGCATGAAGAAGATGGCAAAACCGAATGGGCGTTTAAAGCCATAGAAGTACGAACAGGTATCACAGAAGACGGATGGGTAGAAATTAAATTGTTAGAGCCACTTCCTGAGGGCACAAAAGTAGCCTGGAACAACGCTTATTACCTAATTTCTGAAATGAAAAAAGGGGAGACTGGTGACGATGATTAA
- a CDS encoding cation transporter, translating to MKKTIFKISRMDCSSEEQLIRMKLESFSNIKHLEFDIPSRQLGIYHIGDIDQIHQAISELNLNDKLENTEDADLPSVVDESHQRKILWWVLGINFGFFVVEMTTGWISRSMGLVADSLDMLADSIVYGLSLFAVGAAISRKKKVAKISGYFQMGLALLGFSEVLRRFFSESETPLFQWMIIISVLALIGNLVSLWLINKAKSDEAHMQASAIFTSNDIIVNGGVILAGILVYFLKSKWPDLVVGGVVFSFVMRGAFRILKLAK from the coding sequence ATGAAAAAAACAATATTCAAAATATCGAGAATGGACTGCTCCTCTGAGGAACAGTTAATTCGTATGAAATTGGAGTCGTTTTCCAATATAAAACACCTTGAATTTGACATACCTTCCCGTCAACTTGGAATTTACCACATTGGTGACATAGATCAAATTCATCAGGCTATCAGCGAGTTGAACCTAAACGATAAATTGGAAAACACAGAAGACGCTGATTTGCCTTCAGTTGTTGACGAATCGCATCAAAGGAAAATACTATGGTGGGTATTGGGCATCAATTTCGGCTTCTTTGTAGTAGAAATGACTACCGGATGGATATCCCGCTCTATGGGTCTGGTGGCTGACTCGCTGGATATGCTGGCAGATTCCATCGTCTACGGCCTGAGCTTATTTGCTGTCGGTGCAGCTATTTCTCGTAAGAAGAAAGTAGCCAAAATCAGTGGCTATTTTCAGATGGGATTGGCTCTGTTAGGTTTTTCAGAAGTTTTGCGCAGGTTTTTCAGCGAAAGCGAAACACCGCTGTTTCAATGGATGATCATCATTTCGGTACTTGCCTTAATTGGTAACTTGGTCTCGCTTTGGCTGATCAACAAAGCTAAAAGTGATGAAGCTCACATGCAGGCCAGTGCGATATTTACATCTAATGATATTATAGTGAATGGAGGGGTAATACTAGCTGGGATTCTGGTTTATTTTCTAAAAAGTAAATGGCCGGATCTGGTTGTTGGTGGTGTTGTTTTCTCCTTTGTTATGCGTGGTGCTTTTCGAATACTGAAATTGGCAAAATGA
- a CDS encoding cation diffusion facilitator family transporter, with the protein MGHNHNHSHNHSEGNVKVAFFLNLAFTIIEIIGGLYTNSLAILSDALHDLGDSLSLGLSWYFQKLSKKGRTKTFSYGYKRFSLLGAIINSIVLVAGSIFILTKAIPELFNPGETNVEGMLYLSILGIVVNGAAVFKLRKGESLNEKVVSLHLLEDVLGWVAVLIGSVIMMYTDAPFIDPLLSVLISLFVLYNVYKNLKKSLLVILQGIPEEISIDDIRQKLKNISKVTDIHDCHAWSMDGQYNILTLHLRLDKDYKLSEQAKLKEQVRTQLKDESINHITIEFEAQGENCELEDC; encoded by the coding sequence ATGGGACATAATCACAATCATTCACATAATCATTCAGAGGGCAATGTAAAAGTAGCCTTCTTTCTCAACCTTGCCTTTACAATCATTGAGATCATTGGTGGTCTCTATACCAATAGTTTGGCTATCCTGTCGGATGCACTGCATGATTTAGGAGATAGCCTCAGTTTAGGACTTTCGTGGTACTTTCAGAAGCTATCCAAGAAAGGTAGAACCAAGACATTCTCTTACGGGTACAAACGATTCTCATTGCTTGGTGCGATAATCAATTCGATTGTGTTAGTGGCAGGGTCAATATTCATCCTGACAAAAGCGATTCCTGAACTCTTTAATCCTGGGGAAACAAATGTTGAAGGCATGCTCTATCTATCGATTTTGGGAATAGTAGTAAATGGTGCAGCTGTTTTCAAACTCCGAAAAGGAGAATCTCTGAATGAAAAAGTAGTTTCACTACATCTTTTAGAAGATGTCTTGGGATGGGTGGCCGTTCTTATAGGTAGTGTCATTATGATGTATACAGATGCACCATTTATAGATCCGTTACTCTCAGTACTAATCTCGCTTTTTGTTTTGTACAATGTTTACAAAAACCTCAAAAAGAGCCTTTTAGTAATTCTTCAGGGCATTCCCGAGGAAATTTCCATTGACGACATTCGGCAAAAGCTCAAGAACATATCAAAAGTTACTGACATCCATGACTGCCACGCATGGTCGATGGACGGCCAGTACAACATTCTTACACTTCACCTTCGACTAGATAAAGACTACAAACTTTCAGAACAAGCTAAGCTCAAAGAGCAAGTAAGAACACAATTAAAAGATGAATCGATTAATCACATTACCATAGAGTTTGAAGCACAGGGTGAAAACTGTGAGTTGGAGGATTGTTGA
- a CDS encoding helix-turn-helix domain-containing protein: protein MKLNTLYIKNMVCPRCIMSVKSILEELSIPFSNITLGQIDLAEELSIKQSDSLSQRLHAIGFELLEPGKSSLISKIKTAIIEQIHYAKEPITVNFSTLIADRLHHEYAYLSRLFSSVEGITIEKFIAKQKIERVKELLFYGQMSLSEIAHDMNYSSVAHLSSQFKKETGMTPTQFKSQENPNRKSLDDLQS, encoded by the coding sequence ATGAAGCTAAACACCCTCTACATAAAAAACATGGTCTGTCCTCGCTGCATTATGTCAGTAAAATCCATTTTGGAAGAACTCTCTATCCCTTTCAGTAACATAACTTTAGGACAGATAGATTTAGCAGAAGAATTATCGATTAAGCAAAGTGATTCATTATCACAACGCCTTCATGCCATCGGCTTTGAATTGCTCGAACCAGGCAAATCATCTCTAATATCGAAAATCAAAACTGCCATAATTGAACAGATTCACTACGCTAAAGAGCCAATTACTGTCAATTTTTCAACATTAATCGCTGATAGGCTTCATCATGAGTACGCCTATCTTAGTCGCTTATTCTCTTCTGTAGAAGGAATTACAATAGAGAAATTCATAGCAAAACAAAAAATCGAAAGAGTGAAGGAACTTTTGTTCTATGGCCAAATGTCCCTTTCTGAAATTGCCCATGACATGAATTACAGTAGCGTAGCGCATCTTTCATCTCAGTTCAAGAAAGAAACAGGTATGACACCTACTCAATTTAAGTCACAGGAAAATCCAAACAGAAAATCCCTGGATGATCTTCAATCTTAA
- a CDS encoding heavy-metal-associated domain-containing protein: MITKTYKIEGMTCGGCVASVKKQLDESASITKAVIQLDYPQAKLSFDNEVDIETLQSIIHKAGNYTIEQDRSGTQNMKLPLPEKNIHTYKPLILIVGFIAVVSALSQYPSPSFSVMIWVRHFMAGFFIVFAFFKLLNLQGFANSYSMYDIVAAKWKTWGYIYPFVELALGLLYLTNIAPLVTNLSTFLILGISSIGVIKSNLDKRKIKCACLGDVFNLPMSTVTIVEDLSMVGMSLIMLLQNRIL; encoded by the coding sequence ATGATAACGAAAACCTACAAAATTGAAGGAATGACTTGCGGTGGATGTGTTGCAAGTGTCAAAAAGCAACTCGATGAATCTGCTTCAATAACGAAGGCTGTTATTCAACTTGACTACCCTCAAGCAAAATTATCATTTGACAATGAGGTAGACATTGAAACGCTCCAGTCAATCATACATAAAGCCGGCAATTATACCATTGAGCAAGATAGGTCAGGAACCCAAAACATGAAGCTGCCTCTTCCTGAAAAGAATATCCATACTTACAAACCATTGATTCTTATTGTAGGTTTTATAGCCGTAGTAAGTGCATTAAGTCAATATCCGTCTCCTTCTTTTTCAGTGATGATATGGGTGCGTCATTTTATGGCCGGGTTTTTCATTGTCTTTGCTTTTTTCAAGTTGCTAAACTTACAGGGCTTTGCCAATTCATACAGTATGTATGATATTGTAGCTGCTAAATGGAAGACTTGGGGTTACATATACCCTTTTGTTGAGTTGGCTCTCGGACTTCTTTACCTAACTAATATTGCCCCATTAGTTACCAATTTGAGTACCTTCTTAATCTTAGGTATAAGTAGTATAGGGGTAATAAAAAGTAATTTGGATAAGAGAAAGATTAAATGCGCTTGTTTAGGGGATGTTTTCAACTTGCCGATGAGCACAGTTACAATTGTTGAAGACCTTTCAATGGTAGGCATGTCATTGATTATGCTTCTTCAAAACCGAATCTTGTAA
- a CDS encoding HYC_CC_PP family protein produces MRRIISISLALLMLFSSVGFSMNTHFCGGVAVETSFSIGLHNPDCGMSDMDGDCKKEPSSEEQVKPKPCCENQHEVLQLDENANLQAFSVDVNPVFFVAFIHTYVQPILFADQAFVHNTYYSPPIPDKDIQVLFQTFLI; encoded by the coding sequence GTGAGAAGAATAATCTCCATATCGCTTGCTTTGCTCATGTTGTTTTCCAGCGTGGGTTTCTCTATGAACACACATTTTTGTGGTGGCGTAGCGGTTGAGACTTCTTTTTCAATCGGACTTCATAATCCTGATTGCGGAATGTCCGATATGGATGGAGACTGCAAAAAAGAACCATCCTCAGAAGAACAGGTAAAACCTAAACCCTGTTGTGAAAATCAACATGAGGTACTTCAATTAGATGAGAATGCAAATCTTCAAGCCTTCTCTGTTGATGTGAATCCTGTTTTCTTTGTTGCTTTCATTCACACTTATGTTCAGCCGATTCTATTTGCTGATCAAGCTTTTGTTCATAACACTTATTACTCTCCTCCCATACCTGATAAGGATATTCAAGTCCTTTTTCAGACCTTTTTAATTTAA